A genomic stretch from Canis lupus familiaris isolate Mischka breed German Shepherd chromosome 15, alternate assembly UU_Cfam_GSD_1.0, whole genome shotgun sequence includes:
- the TRIT1 gene encoding tRNA dimethylallyltransferase isoform X1, with protein MCQHHMISFVDPLVTNYTVVDFRNKATALIEDIFARDKIPIVVGGTNYYIESLLWKVLVNTKPQEMGTEKVIDRKVELEKEDGHALHKRLSQVDPEMAAKLHPHDKRKVARSLQVFEETGISHSEFLHRQHAEEGGGPLGGPLKFPNLCILWLHADQTVLDERLDKRVDDMLAAGLLDELRDFHRRYNQKKVAENSQDYQHGIFQSIGFKEFHEYLVTEGKCTPETSNQLLKKGIESLKQVTKRYARKQNRWVKNRFLSRPGPRVPPVYGLEVSDVSKWEECVLEPALEIVQSFIQGHQPAAAPVKMPCNETENRRSHHMCDLCDRIIIGDREWAAHIKSKSHLHRLKKRRRLDSDAVTTIESPSISSDHEKELKEKGSLGQNEKELESSV; from the exons ATGTGCCAGCACCACATGATCAGCTTTGTGGATCCTCTCGTGACAAATTACACAGTTGTGGACTTCAGGAACAAAGCAACAGCTCTA ATTGAAGATATATTTGCCCGAGACAAAATTCCTATTGTCGTGGGAGGAACCAATTACTACATTGAGTCTCTGCTCTGGAAAGTTCTTGTCAATACTAAG CCCCAGGAGATGGGCACTGAGAAAGTGATTGACCGGAAGGTAGAGCTTGAAAAGGAGGATGGCCATGCACTCCACAAACGCCTAAGCCAAGTGGACCCAGAAATGGCTGCCAAGCTGCACCCGCATGACAAGCGCAAAGTAGCCAG GAGCTTGCAGGTGTTTGAAGAAACAGGAATCTCTCATAGTGAATTTCTTCATCGTCAACATGCGGAGGAAGGTGGTGGTCCTCTCGGAGGCCCTCTGAAGTTCCCTAATCTTTGCATCCTCTGGCTTCATGCTGACCAGACAG TTCTAGATGAGCGCTTGGATAAGAGGGTGGATGACATGCTAGCTGCTGGGCTCTTGGATGAACTAAGAGATTTTCACCGACGCTATAATCAGAAGAAAGTTGCAGAAAACAG CCAGGACTATCAACATGGTATCTTCCAATCCATTGGCTTCAAGGAATTTCACGAGTACCTGGTCACTGAGGGAAAATGCACACCAGAGACTAGTAACCAGCTCCTAAAGAAAG GTATCGAGTCTTTGAAACAAGTGACTAAGAGATATGCCCGGAAGCAAAACCGATGGGTTAAAAATCGGTTTTTGAGCA GACCTGGTCCCAGAGTCCCCCCAGTATATGGCTTAGAAGTGTCTGATGTCTCGAAGTGGGAAGAGTGTGTTCTTGAACCTGCTCTTGAAATCGTGCAAAGTTTCATCCAG GGCCACCAGCCTGCAGCTGCTCCAGTAAAGATGCCATGCAATGAAACAGAGAACAGGAGAAGTCATCACATGTGTGACCTCTGTGATCGAATCATCATTGGGGACCGTGAATGGGCAG caCACATAAAATCCAAATCCCACTTGCACCGactaaagaagagaagaagattGGACTCGGATGCTGTCACTACCATAGAAAGTCCGAGTATTTCTTCAGACCATGAGAAAGAGCTTAAAGAGAAAGGATCCCTAGGGCAGAATGAGAAAGAGCTGGAATCTAGTGTTTAA
- the TRIT1 gene encoding tRNA dimethylallyltransferase isoform X3: MGIKILLVYEGLDIITNKVTAQEQRMCQHHMISFVDPLVTNYTVVDFRNKATALIEDIFARDKIPIVVGGTNYYIESLLWKVLVNTKPQEMGTEKVIDRKVELEKEDGHALHKRLSQVDPEMAAKLHPHDKRKVARSLQVFEETGISHSEFLHRQHAEEGGGPLGGPLKFPNLCILWLHADQTVLDERLDKRVDDMLAAGLLDELRDFHRRYNQKKVAENSQDYQHGIFQSIGFKEFHEYLVTEGKCTPETSNQLLKKGIESLKQVTKRYARKQNRWVKNRFLSRPGPRVPPVYGLEVSDVSKWEECVLEPALEIVQSFIQGHQPAAAPVKMPCNETENRRSHHMCDLCDRIIIGDREWAAHIKSKSHLHRLKKRRRLDSDAVTTIESPSISSDHEKELKEKGSLGQNEKELESSV; the protein is encoded by the exons GTTTATGAAGGCCTGGACATCATCACGAACAAGGTTACTGCCCAAGAGCAGAGAATGTGCCAGCACCACATGATCAGCTTTGTGGATCCTCTCGTGACAAATTACACAGTTGTGGACTTCAGGAACAAAGCAACAGCTCTA ATTGAAGATATATTTGCCCGAGACAAAATTCCTATTGTCGTGGGAGGAACCAATTACTACATTGAGTCTCTGCTCTGGAAAGTTCTTGTCAATACTAAG CCCCAGGAGATGGGCACTGAGAAAGTGATTGACCGGAAGGTAGAGCTTGAAAAGGAGGATGGCCATGCACTCCACAAACGCCTAAGCCAAGTGGACCCAGAAATGGCTGCCAAGCTGCACCCGCATGACAAGCGCAAAGTAGCCAG GAGCTTGCAGGTGTTTGAAGAAACAGGAATCTCTCATAGTGAATTTCTTCATCGTCAACATGCGGAGGAAGGTGGTGGTCCTCTCGGAGGCCCTCTGAAGTTCCCTAATCTTTGCATCCTCTGGCTTCATGCTGACCAGACAG TTCTAGATGAGCGCTTGGATAAGAGGGTGGATGACATGCTAGCTGCTGGGCTCTTGGATGAACTAAGAGATTTTCACCGACGCTATAATCAGAAGAAAGTTGCAGAAAACAG CCAGGACTATCAACATGGTATCTTCCAATCCATTGGCTTCAAGGAATTTCACGAGTACCTGGTCACTGAGGGAAAATGCACACCAGAGACTAGTAACCAGCTCCTAAAGAAAG GTATCGAGTCTTTGAAACAAGTGACTAAGAGATATGCCCGGAAGCAAAACCGATGGGTTAAAAATCGGTTTTTGAGCA GACCTGGTCCCAGAGTCCCCCCAGTATATGGCTTAGAAGTGTCTGATGTCTCGAAGTGGGAAGAGTGTGTTCTTGAACCTGCTCTTGAAATCGTGCAAAGTTTCATCCAG GGCCACCAGCCTGCAGCTGCTCCAGTAAAGATGCCATGCAATGAAACAGAGAACAGGAGAAGTCATCACATGTGTGACCTCTGTGATCGAATCATCATTGGGGACCGTGAATGGGCAG caCACATAAAATCCAAATCCCACTTGCACCGactaaagaagagaagaagattGGACTCGGATGCTGTCACTACCATAGAAAGTCCGAGTATTTCTTCAGACCATGAGAAAGAGCTTAAAGAGAAAGGATCCCTAGGGCAGAATGAGAAAGAGCTGGAATCTAGTGTTTAA
- the TRIT1 gene encoding tRNA dimethylallyltransferase isoform X4, translating into MVFGSQLTSGTVFGEQVYEGLDIITNKVTAQEQRMCQHHMISFVDPLVTNYTVVDFRNKATALIEDIFARDKIPIVVGGTNYYIESLLWKVLVNTKPQEMGTEKVIDRKVELEKEDGHALHKRLSQVDPEMAAKLHPHDKRKVARSLQVFEETGISHSEFLHRQHAEEGGGPLGGPLKFPNLCILWLHADQTVLDERLDKRVDDMLAAGLLDELRDFHRRYNQKKVAENSQDYQHGIFQSIGFKEFHEYLVTEGKCTPETSNQLLKKGIESLKQVTKRYARKQNRWVKNRFLSRPGPRVPPVYGLEVSDVSKWEECVLEPALEIVQSFIQGHQPAAAPVKMPCNETENRRSHHMCDLCDRIIIGDREWAAHIKSKSHLHRLKKRRRLDSDAVTTIESPSISSDHEKELKEKGSLGQNEKELESSV; encoded by the exons GTTTATGAAGGCCTGGACATCATCACGAACAAGGTTACTGCCCAAGAGCAGAGAATGTGCCAGCACCACATGATCAGCTTTGTGGATCCTCTCGTGACAAATTACACAGTTGTGGACTTCAGGAACAAAGCAACAGCTCTA ATTGAAGATATATTTGCCCGAGACAAAATTCCTATTGTCGTGGGAGGAACCAATTACTACATTGAGTCTCTGCTCTGGAAAGTTCTTGTCAATACTAAG CCCCAGGAGATGGGCACTGAGAAAGTGATTGACCGGAAGGTAGAGCTTGAAAAGGAGGATGGCCATGCACTCCACAAACGCCTAAGCCAAGTGGACCCAGAAATGGCTGCCAAGCTGCACCCGCATGACAAGCGCAAAGTAGCCAG GAGCTTGCAGGTGTTTGAAGAAACAGGAATCTCTCATAGTGAATTTCTTCATCGTCAACATGCGGAGGAAGGTGGTGGTCCTCTCGGAGGCCCTCTGAAGTTCCCTAATCTTTGCATCCTCTGGCTTCATGCTGACCAGACAG TTCTAGATGAGCGCTTGGATAAGAGGGTGGATGACATGCTAGCTGCTGGGCTCTTGGATGAACTAAGAGATTTTCACCGACGCTATAATCAGAAGAAAGTTGCAGAAAACAG CCAGGACTATCAACATGGTATCTTCCAATCCATTGGCTTCAAGGAATTTCACGAGTACCTGGTCACTGAGGGAAAATGCACACCAGAGACTAGTAACCAGCTCCTAAAGAAAG GTATCGAGTCTTTGAAACAAGTGACTAAGAGATATGCCCGGAAGCAAAACCGATGGGTTAAAAATCGGTTTTTGAGCA GACCTGGTCCCAGAGTCCCCCCAGTATATGGCTTAGAAGTGTCTGATGTCTCGAAGTGGGAAGAGTGTGTTCTTGAACCTGCTCTTGAAATCGTGCAAAGTTTCATCCAG GGCCACCAGCCTGCAGCTGCTCCAGTAAAGATGCCATGCAATGAAACAGAGAACAGGAGAAGTCATCACATGTGTGACCTCTGTGATCGAATCATCATTGGGGACCGTGAATGGGCAG caCACATAAAATCCAAATCCCACTTGCACCGactaaagaagagaagaagattGGACTCGGATGCTGTCACTACCATAGAAAGTCCGAGTATTTCTTCAGACCATGAGAAAGAGCTTAAAGAGAAAGGATCCCTAGGGCAGAATGAGAAAGAGCTGGAATCTAGTGTTTAA